The Desulfobacterales bacterium nucleotide sequence CCTGCTCCATCCAGGCGGCAATGGACAAAAGACCCAGCGGCGCCATTCGGTTGGCCGTTGCGGTAATATCTTTTTTGCCGGGCACCCAGTTTGACCCGGTGGGGTGTACGAGTACGATTCTCATAAGGTCTCACACATCTCGAATTTGTATACGTTGTTGAAATCAGACAAAATTATTGCATCATTCCATCATTCCAATCCCGTGTTACCATCACCGGCCGGCCGATAATCTGAGCCAGCGGCCAAACCGAAAGCCCCTTGTCGTTTATGCCGGTCAGGATCAGCTCCATCTCTTTCAGCCAGTCGTTCAAAGCATATGGGGGATGCGGACGGACATCATGGAGAAGCACAATATCGCCCGGTCCGACTTGCTTCAGAATTTTTTTTGAAAGCCCCTTAATCCATCGGTTCCCGCCGTCAAGGGCGCGGCAACTGAAATTGACGATATACCGGTCTGTTTTCACCAGGGCCGGACCGAGCCTGGGGCCGGTAATGCCCACCGGTGGACGGAAAGCCAGCGCCAGTACGCCGAAATCGTTCAGCACATTCTGGGCAGCCTCAATTTCCCTGATGATGGTTTTGCAGCTTCTGAACATCACCAGGTTATTATGGGTGTAAGAATGGTTGCCGACGGAATGACCTTGATCTAAAATGGCTTTCATTATTTCAGGATGCTCGGCTGCTTTCCGCCCGGTGACAAAAAAAGTCGCCGGTGCCCGGTGCTTTCGAAGCAGATCCAATAACGGCAGGGTTGACAGCGGGTCCGGACCATCATCAAAAGTAAGGGCGACCGCTTTCTTGTCCGGCGTCCCCCGGCTGATGATCGGGAGATAAAAACTGAAACGGGGGAAAAAGGGGGCGGCGATGCAAAGGATGAAGAAACCTGCCAGAATCAGCACGGACAGGCGCACATCGAAAAATAACAGCAGGCCCGCTCCCGTCAATGCCGACAGACCGACCCGTTCGGCCAGAGACAGGGAGTGATGCGCTGAATGGATCGTTTTCATTTTAGCAGATTTTTAACCGGTTTTACCTCAACCCAAACCAGATCTCCGTTGGATCCGGAGGGAAGGGAGCGTTCGATTGTATACCCGGCCGATTGGATTATCGTCGCAATTTCATCCATGGATCGATAATAACATTTCATTCCGGAGATTTTATTTTTTAAACCCTCAATCCACCAGGCCCGGGCCCGGGACAGTCTTTCCTTTGGCGGCAGGGCCGCGCGAATAATCAGGCTTCCATTCGGCGCCAGAGCAACCTTCAGCCGTTGCAGTGTGATCCGAAATTCATCATCAGTGATATAGTGGAGCATGTCCAGCATCATCACCAGATCAGCCGGCCCAGGCGCCCCGGGAAGCTCGGGGGCGCGGCCGGTGGTGACAACGCCGTTTTCCCCGACGGCCATGGAAGTAACCCTGACCCGCTCGGGATCAGGGTCAATGCCATAAACCATCGCTTCCGGAAATCGCTCCAGAAGCCAGCAGGCCGGCACCCCGTATCCGCAGCCGATGTCCATAACGATGCGAACCGCCCGAATCGATTCCATCAGCGCCGGCAGTTCCGCAAACATCGGGTCAAACCGCATTTTAAAATAGGCAAATAAGCGCGGATAGGATTGCGCAAATTGATACCGCCTTAAAACCCTTTTGGAGTGGTTTCCCGCTTTAGGGGTTTTGATTTTCCGATGCCGGGCCAGATGGTTTAATACCGGCGGCAGGATCACAAAAGCGCCGATCGCTGCATACCCGATCCCCAAAAGGGACGTCAGCCCGGCGCTTCTCAAGAGGGTGTGCTCCGCCGTACATAAAATACCAAAACCGATGATGGTCGAGGCGGACGCCATGAAAACCGCCAGGCGGATAAGCCCGTAAGACGGATGCAAGGGATCGGCATAGCGTTGGTAAGCGCCGATAAAAAACAGAGAATAATCGATCCCCATTCCGATGATGATGACCGAAAGCATTAACCCCGGAATATCCAGGGGGCGGCCCATGAGGGTTAAGGTCCCCAGCGTGCTGATGAATGCAAAACCGATCGGCAGCAAAGCAGCCAGGGTTAGCTTCAGGTCGAGAAAGAATAATAAGAGGAGCAGGACAACGCTGATACTGATGATCTGGAGCATTTTTAGAAAAGTGGCAAATAAAAGCGTCCCCAGGCGCTGAGAAAAAAGCACGGGGTCAAAAATTTTTCCCGATGTTTTATATCGCGCGTAAAATTTTTCGGCATCATGCGAATCAGCGGCCGTCACGGTGACAACCTGAACCCAGTCGGCACCGTCCGGACTTTTCGTTATGTTCATCAGGCCCAGAAATTTTTCAGAAATATCTGTATTTCCCACCAGATCGGGAGGATCTCTGAGAATCTGATAAAAAGGGCTGAAAGCATCGGTCGTAAATCCCAATTCAGCGGATACCTTTTCCATGCTGCGGCTCAGCGTGTGAATTCTGTCCGTATTCCAAAAGCTTTTCCAGGCCGCCAAATTCTGCCGCCGCCGGTCTTCGCCCGGAAAAATTAACGCGGAAGCAAACCTTGACGATAACGTATCGGCCGCAAGGTCCTGGTCCAGCATTTGGAGCAGGCGGTCCCCTTGTTGCTGCAATTCATCGATGCTGTCCCCCCTGATGAGCAGGTAAACCCTGTTAAAAACCTGCCCCCACACGCTTGTCATCAGTTTTTCAGCGGCCGCCGTGTCCTTGCTGACGGTGTTCATGGAGCTGAGGTCCACGTTGAACGTCGGTTTTGCAAAAAAGAGCATGAATAAAGCAAACGCAAGGGCGGCCCAGGCGCCCTTATTGCCCGACAAGGCCAGCCTGTTGACAAAACCCTGGAGCGGCAGGGGCCGCAAGCGAGCCGGCGGCAGGGCCGGAAAAATTAAGGGAAAAACCGTGTGAACAAACAGAAACGAAAATGAAATACCCAGGGCCGTAAACAAACCGAGTTGTTCGAAAAGCGGAAAGCCGCTGAAACAAAGGGCCCCGAAAGCACCGACGGTGGTCAATGCCGCCAGCAGGCCGCACGACCAGACCTCGTGTGAAGCTTCCCGGCCATTGGTCCTCTGGGGGCGATCCAGAAACAACAGGTAGGCAATTCCGAAATCGACGGAAATCGATATGATTCCCCCGCCGAAACCCAGCACCATGATGGAAATGGATTTGTTGAGCAGGGAAAAGATAAAGAAGGCCGTCATGGTTCCCGCCGCCGCCGGCAAAAGCGACAACAGCCCGATATAAGGCCTGGGAAATGCAAAGAGGAGCAGCAATGAAATCCCGATGGTGCTGAACGCAATGGCCTTTTTAACATCCCGCCGGACAATTTGCTCATTGTCGAGCGCCGCCCGATAGGCGCCCACCGGCGTCAGGGTAATCGCGTCCCCCGAAGCGGACGGATTCCGGTTCAGGTCTTGAGTGATGTTTTTCAGAAGTGCATCTGTCCTGCGGGCAAAGAGCGAGTCCGTACCCGAAGATTTGGGTGTAGCAATGACGAGGAGATGTTTATCATCGGCGGATATGAGTTTTCCCCGATAGATGCGTGCATTTTGTGACGGGGCCAGGGCGGCCAGCCGGGCCATTACGATATCTTTTAGTCCCAACGGATCTTTTTCAATGAATTCAGCCTGACCGATCCCCTCCAGATTCAACAGCGCCAGTTGCATTTCTGTCAGGCGCTTCCGGATTTGTTCTGTTTCCAGCATCGGCCCGATATTGTCGGCAAGCTCTTTTTCTGTGAACATGACCGGTAGATTGCTTAAAACAAAGGACATCAGGTCCGGCATCAGGTGTTGAACCGCTTCCATCCCGACGGTATTAAACAGCCCGCTTTCCCTTAATCTTTCTTCTATCTGTGTGCCATATTCAACAAGGCGGTCCGGGCCGCCGGATGGATGGCTGACGTCAATGACCAGCTGGTCCATCATCGGATGATTTTTCAAGACATATAAGGCGTCTGAAATGGCGGGGTCTTTTTGGGGCAGAAGCTCCACGACATTGGTATCAATTTCCAGTCGGTATAAACCGATACAAAAGAGAATCGTAACGACTGACAGCGCAACAAGAAACCGGGGCAGGCTAAAATAAGGCGATTTCATTCAGAAAACCCATAGAATCCCAAAGAATAAAAGCATAACATGAAAAGCGATGATGCCTGTCAGGTGGTGAAAAAACCATTCATTCCCTTTTTGAATTCGCTGCAGACCGCCGCATAATCTACGAAATTTATCCAATCGCAGATATTTGCTGTTGTCCGATGGGGAATTGCTCTGAAAAGCAAAAGAAGGATAGCTGGCGTAAAACGCTTCGTTAACAGAGTCCAGAAATTCATCATATGCCAATCCCTGCCATGGCCGCTTAACCAAAACCTCTGCAAATTTGCGGTTCAGAACGTAGGCATGGGATAAACTGCGATACCGCACCTTGAGTACGGATTTATTCCAGGTTCTTTTGCTGCCGGAAACGAGACATCCAAAAAACAATGCATTCCAATCGGAATGCAGCGACAAAAAATCGATGCAGCTTTTTAGCCCGGCCGGACTGAACCGGTCAAACAGGACATCATCTTCGAATATGACGATACGGCCGGCGCCGGCCTCGATTCCTTTTTGGATGCAGGTCAGATGGGATTCATAAATGCCCTGTTCACAATTATGGGGATGCCTGTCGGCAACAAAAAATTCCACTCTATCGACAAGCCCGACCCTGCTGAATTGGATTTTGGCACTTTCCTGCCTGTCGGGACGTTCCGCCAGGGTAATGCAAAATATTTTATCGAAATAGTCCCAGTAATTTGGAGAAGCGCAGGTTTCCATCATGCCATGAACTTAGTGGTTAGGTTCTTTTCCCAATTCAAAAGGAGAAAGGGTTTCAAGTTCGGAAACGCATCGGGTTTTGCCTGGATGCAGGGGATTTTCCTTTTGAACGTCCCCAGCTTCCCAGCTTTCCCGCCTTCCAGCTGCCAAGCTTCCAGGCTTGCTTTAATTTCCCTTGCCTGCCTGGAAAAATTCATCTAAAAACAAACAGGTGCCGGTTGATGGAATTGACAGAAAATTAAATCCCCGGGAAACAGGCGTTTAAAATGTTTACATGGTTGACCGGCAAAGTTCAACTCAATTTTATAGAGACACGCTGAATGAACCTCATCAAACGAATTGCTGAAACCGATTATGTCCGGGCGGCGATTGCGGACAAGGCGGATTTAAATGCCTTTAAGCAGAAACCCTCGGTCCGGACCGTTCTGGGGATAGCGATCATCGGTTTCAGTTATATCATCGGCTGGCCGGCCATTGGCGCGCTGGGGGCGTTATCTGTTTATCTCAACAGGCCGCTATGGCTTGCCGTTGGCGGCCCCGTCCTCTACGGGCTGTCCCATTTGGTCTTCCTGGCGGGGATGGTCCTTGCCGGGGCTGATTACACAAAGATTTTTTTGCGCTGGGCGACGCGGGTTTCAATGGAAAAACTGCTGCGCAAAAAACCCCGATCCATTTAGCAGCCTGTTTGGGCTTGC carries:
- a CDS encoding polysaccharide deacetylase family protein; the protein is MKTIHSAHHSLSLAERVGLSALTGAGLLLFFDVRLSVLILAGFFILCIAAPFFPRFSFYLPIISRGTPDKKAVALTFDDGPDPLSTLPLLDLLRKHRAPATFFVTGRKAAEHPEIMKAILDQGHSVGNHSYTHNNLVMFRSCKTIIREIEAAQNVLNDFGVLALAFRPPVGITGPRLGPALVKTDRYIVNFSCRALDGGNRWIKGLSKKILKQVGPGDIVLLHDVRPHPPYALNDWLKEMELILTGINDKGLSVWPLAQIIGRPVMVTRDWNDGMMQ
- a CDS encoding MMPL family transporter, translating into MKSPYFSLPRFLVALSVVTILFCIGLYRLEIDTNVVELLPQKDPAISDALYVLKNHPMMDQLVIDVSHPSGGPDRLVEYGTQIEERLRESGLFNTVGMEAVQHLMPDLMSFVLSNLPVMFTEKELADNIGPMLETEQIRKRLTEMQLALLNLEGIGQAEFIEKDPLGLKDIVMARLAALAPSQNARIYRGKLISADDKHLLVIATPKSSGTDSLFARRTDALLKNITQDLNRNPSASGDAITLTPVGAYRAALDNEQIVRRDVKKAIAFSTIGISLLLLFAFPRPYIGLLSLLPAAAGTMTAFFIFSLLNKSISIMVLGFGGGIISISVDFGIAYLLFLDRPQRTNGREASHEVWSCGLLAALTTVGAFGALCFSGFPLFEQLGLFTALGISFSFLFVHTVFPLIFPALPPARLRPLPLQGFVNRLALSGNKGAWAALAFALFMLFFAKPTFNVDLSSMNTVSKDTAAAEKLMTSVWGQVFNRVYLLIRGDSIDELQQQGDRLLQMLDQDLAADTLSSRFASALIFPGEDRRRQNLAAWKSFWNTDRIHTLSRSMEKVSAELGFTTDAFSPFYQILRDPPDLVGNTDISEKFLGLMNITKSPDGADWVQVVTVTAADSHDAEKFYARYKTSGKIFDPVLFSQRLGTLLFATFLKMLQIISISVVLLLLLFFLDLKLTLAALLPIGFAFISTLGTLTLMGRPLDIPGLMLSVIIIGMGIDYSLFFIGAYQRYADPLHPSYGLIRLAVFMASASTIIGFGILCTAEHTLLRSAGLTSLLGIGYAAIGAFVILPPVLNHLARHRKIKTPKAGNHSKRVLRRYQFAQSYPRLFAYFKMRFDPMFAELPALMESIRAVRIVMDIGCGYGVPACWLLERFPEAMVYGIDPDPERVRVTSMAVGENGVVTTGRAPELPGAPGPADLVMMLDMLHYITDDEFRITLQRLKVALAPNGSLIIRAALPPKERLSRARAWWIEGLKNKISGMKCYYRSMDEIATIIQSAGYTIERSLPSGSNGDLVWVEVKPVKNLLK
- a CDS encoding glycosyltransferase — protein: MMETCASPNYWDYFDKIFCITLAERPDRQESAKIQFSRVGLVDRVEFFVADRHPHNCEQGIYESHLTCIQKGIEAGAGRIVIFEDDVLFDRFSPAGLKSCIDFLSLHSDWNALFFGCLVSGSKRTWNKSVLKVRYRSLSHAYVLNRKFAEVLVKRPWQGLAYDEFLDSVNEAFYASYPSFAFQSNSPSDNSKYLRLDKFRRLCGGLQRIQKGNEWFFHHLTGIIAFHVMLLFFGILWVF